Genomic DNA from Polyodon spathula isolate WHYD16114869_AA chromosome 8, ASM1765450v1, whole genome shotgun sequence:
AGACGGAGGCTGAGCCCGAACCCCCCCAACCATCCCCCCCCAAGCAGGCAGACCCCTCCCCCAAGGCTCAGCCTCCTGCTAAGGTAAAGCAGGAGCTACAGGACTCTGCTATGTGACTTACCGAGCtcacaaacacagtactgtacttcatcCAATAGCAAAACCTGGATGATTTAACAAGCTGAAAACTGACCAATCCCAGCAACATGGAAAtaatttgacactttttttttattttgcttaatttttttttatctgcttttaTGAGAAAAGCTGTAAATTACATGGAGAATAAAGGCTGAGGGTAGTGTGTGATACAAGGGGGTAGTGTGTGATGCAAGGGGGTAGTGTGTGATGCAAGGGGGTAGTGTGTGATACAAGGGGGTAGGGGGTAGTGTGTGATGCAAGGGGGTAGTGTGTGATGCAAGGGGGTAGTGTGTGATACAAGGGGGTAGTGTGTGATGCAAGGGGGTAGTGCGTGATACAAGGGGGTAGTGTGTGATACAAGGGGGTAGGGGGTAGTGTGTGATGCAAGGGGGTAGTGTGTGATACAAGGGGGTAGGGGGTAGTGTGTGATGCAAGGAGGTAGTGTGTGATACAAGGGGGTAGTGTGTGATGCAAGGGGGTAGTGTGTGATACAAGGGGGTAGTGTGTGATGCAAGGGGGTAGTGTGTGATGCAAGGGGGTAGTGTGTGATACAAGGGGTAGTGTGTGATGCAACTGTATTACCTGTCCCTAGCTTGTGATGTGGAATCTCttagaaaagtttcccatagtaaaagtatagcaaagtgtaagaaagcacagtgacagcatggtaaagcataaatacacattgtaaagcccagattattaaacatggcaaagcatgttaaactatggtaaatacagagtataaacatgggaaaagcatggggaggAAATATAgtcaataaaactgcaaaaatgccatGGTTAATTTGTCTAAGAGGTATTTAATTCCCAAGTCCTTCCTGCAGTAATTGTGTTCTCTTGTTCTGCAGCCGAAGTCAAAGATTTCAGCATCCCGCAAGCTTTCTCTTAAGGTAGAGCACCATGTTTCATCCCGCTAGACAACTAGGCTGATGAGTTTATATTAGCGCTACAAGCAGGTAAATGTTCACTACTGCGAATCAGCAAGACCCACAGATCTTTGCTCACaagttcatttctttttttgtgaaagtaaaatggattataaaacaaaggcatgcacTCAAAGGTGTGCTCACATAGTCTGTTAGTTATGCAGCATTAGCTGTTTGATTTTTCTATCAATAAAAATTGTGCTTGTATCTTCAGAGTAATTGCTGCAGATatgaaataaaccaaaaacaccCATTTATTACTGTggtgatttcaaaacaagaaaacatgtccttccctcacctttacaatacCAATCCATGGTAATTAGTTTCCACACttagtgttttaaaagcagtttggAAGCAATTTTCCTCCCATCCAGGGCACTGACATTTTGAATGCCATATTGAGGCCGTAAacagacaatgaaaatatgttgcaaaactaacAAATGTAATTGATTCGTCCTGTAAACCTGACCTTTGATTAAACTTAGCTCAACTTACCACTATGGGAACTGGGATATGTAGTTCTTTGTGGATTATAAACAGTGAaaacaccttgcccaggactacaatcccacaatgcacttCATGAATTAATCAATTCTAAATACACTAGGGAAAGTTAAAAGAAAAGGATTTGATATCAAAAGGACACAAGAAAAGACACATAGTTGCTTATAAACTATAAAGTAGTTTTAGTTGGCTTGATCACAACAGGTTCTACATTAAACAGCAGATTCTTACAGATTGAAACCAAGGCATTGTTTAGTGTTGTGTTGTGAACacgttttattgcatttataaaagcTAACAATGTTCAAATATCTCAAAGGCAAATACTCTGAAACTACAAGCAGTGGCACAGCCCTAGTAAAGTGCTCGATGAATCTAGAGCAGTGTAGCCGGAGAGGGGACAGTATCTAATGTTTCCTGTCCAGAGATACTGCTCCTCAGCCCGGGTACTGACCCTGCACTCTGCCCTCAGATCCTGCTGCTGACCCGAGCGAAAGAGGCTCTGGACAAGGAGAAGCTGGACCGGGATGAGGAGAAGGTCCGGTACCTGGTGGAGCGAGTACCACCCCTGCAGCTTGCAGGACTCACTCTGGAGGAGCTGCAGGTGAGTGCCCCCTGCAGGAATCCCTCAAGTATTACACCCGGCAGTGACTGTAGCAAAGAACCCCTatacagtaacagcaaagtgtaaataaaacatagtgaaagcatggtgaagcataggcaagcagTATAAATCAAAGAGGCATGAtgaagcataggaaagcattgcaaaTCAAAGAGGCATAGTGaaggatagggaagcattgtaaatcagaGCGGCATTGTGAAGCATAGGCAAGCCTGCAAATCAGAGATGTATGGtgaagcatatggaagcattgtaaagcacagagaggtatggttcTGACCTTGATTTTCATGTTAGGATGGCTGTAGTACCCTTTTCATGCACAAAATATTGAAAGTAGACACacaatgaatatatttttattgaacattttatcaattattttccattgctttatatggggaacaAATGGCTTCCTCGCCAGTGGTATAGTCCTAAATCTGCTTGTACCGGAAcgccactaaaatatagattttcgtAAACAAGAATTATCATACAAactcacattttatttgcataccGAACTTCTAGTAACATATAATAGGCAATGCATTTATCTTATtactacaagtatttccacaaagtgtctttctccatcttgtcatAATGCTTTATTtacgtgtgtgtgtcagtggcttcgtctgtgtttgtgttctcaGTCGCAGTCAATGCACTGTTGTTGTCGTCTTCATCAGCAtgtttagccttcttaaagaagtagtttgtaatagaagaagTTCCCGATGCTCTTTGCATTGCATCAAAAGGACTGACTGAATCAAACAGGTGTgtgggagatgtgagtcatgtgaatTAGTTTGCCTGTTATGTGAGttctacaccactgctgcctatagaaaatagtcCCAGAATGGGCcagctccactacaccactgatcctcatatgaggctgtcatgcatttgagtcttgcatATGTCCCCATCTAAAAACTAGAAGGGAGTTTTGAGGATATGAGGTGGTCATGTATGTAAGGGTGAAAACATTAAgatgccactgtttagatcaaaaAAATAGATGTGACAATGGGTAGATTCCCAAAACTAAAATGAACAAGAAGCGACTTAATACTTAATTCACTGAATTAAAAGTCATAGCTGTTTACTTCTAGTTTGGTAACCCTACTGGGTGCgtttctaatatttaaaaaaaaaaaaatgtgcaaattagagtaaatagctttgagaattcaGCCCAGTGTTGTAATCTTTCAATTGTGCTGGCCCATCCTGTTATTACTATAGACCAGGTGGTTACAAGAATAATTACCATGGCTTTGGAAGCTGCCCCTCCTTTAATGCTGCTGGCCTGTCATGAACTTGCTGTGCTCTGATTACAGAAGCTATGCACCGAGCTGCACGCGAAGATTGAAGTTGTGGACGAGGAGCGCTACGACATTGAGTTTAAAGTCGGCAAGAACGCTCGCGAGGTACTGTCATAGAACAGGGTGCGATTGAACTTTTCACTGCCCCAGCACTACCGAGGAAACTCAATACCTTACATGCTGCCTTAGCACTGCCGAGGAAACTCAACACCTCACACGCCGCCTTAGCACTGCCGAGGAAACTCAACACCTCACACGCCGCCTTAGCACTGCCGAGGAAACTCAACACCTCACACGCCGCCTTAGCACTGCCGAGGAAACTCAACACCTCACACGCCGCCTTAGCACTGCCGAGGAAA
This window encodes:
- the LOC121319493 gene encoding troponin I, slow skeletal muscle-like → MSDQEAIEEIEEAAQEETEAEPEPPQPSPPKQADPSPKAQPPAKPKSKISASRKLSLKILLLTRAKEALDKEKLDRDEEKVRYLVERVPPLQLAGLTLEELQKLCTELHAKIEVVDEERYDIEFKVGKNAREIHDLNLKILDIRGKFKRPNLRRVRVSADAILRSLLGSKHKGSVDLRANLKSVKKEDTEKVLTSEVQDWRKNVEAMSGMEGRKKMFDAAGTGQ